Proteins encoded within one genomic window of Ovis aries strain OAR_USU_Benz2616 breed Rambouillet chromosome 1, ARS-UI_Ramb_v3.0, whole genome shotgun sequence:
- the NEU2 gene encoding sialidase-2, whose protein sequence is MASCPVLQRERVFQSGARVYRIPALLYLPQQKTLLAFAEERTSKKDEHAKLIVLRRGSYDTSTHQVQWHSQEAVSQAQLEGHRSMNPSPLYDEATGTIFLFFIAIPGQVSEHHQLQTRVNATRLCQVTSPDHGRSWSPPTDLTDSVIASADKDWATFAVGPGHCLQLSNPTRSLVVPAYAYRSHCCLKAPSPSAFCLVSHDHGRTWARGSFVDQDTLECQVAEVRDGQQRVVYLNARSPHQARVQAQSANNGLDFKETQWVQKLVEPPNGCQGSIVSFPSPNVGSEPPDWWLLYTHPTDPRQRSNLGVYLNRWSPGPATWSEPTLLAPGSCAYSDLQSMGTGPDGSPLFGCLYESDDYMEIVFVMFTLQQAFPAEFLLQ, encoded by the exons ATGGCGTCCTGCCCCGTCctgcagagggagagggtgttcCAGTCGGGAGCCCGCGTCTACAGGATCCCAGCTCTGCTCTACCTGCCTCAGCAGAAGACCCTGCTGGCCTTTGCAGAAGAGCGGACGAGCAAGAAGGATGAGCATGCCAAGCTCATTGTCCTGCGCAGGGGAAGCTATGACACGTCCACCCACCAGGTCCAG tGGCACTCACAGGAGGCGGTTTCCCAAGCCCAGCTGGAGGGCCACCGGTCcatgaacccaagccccctgtatGACGAGGCCACGGGCAccattttcctcttcttcattGCCATCCCCGGGCAGGTGTCAGAGCATCACCAGCTTCAGACCAGGGTCAACGCAACACGGCTGTGTCAGGTCACCAGCCCAGACCACGGCAGGTCCTGGAGCCCCCCTACCGACCTCACGGACTCTGTCATTGCCTCAGCCGACAAGGACTGGGCCACATTCGCAGTAGGCCCCGGGCACTGCCTGCAGCTGAGCAATCCGACGCGGAGCCTGGTGGTGCCAGCCTATGCTTACCGCAGCCACTGCTGCCTGAAGGCGCCTTCCCCCTCCGCCTTCTGCTTGGTCAGCCATGACCACGGGCGCACATGGGCGAGAGGGAGCTTTGTGGACCAGGACACCCTGGAGTGCCAGGTGGCTGAAGTCAGGGATGGGCAACAGAGGGTGGTGTATCTGAACGCGAGGAGCCCCCACCAAGCCAGGGTCCAGGCCCAGAGCGCCAACAACGGCCTGGATTTCAAGGAGACTCAATGGGTGCAGAAGCTGGTGGAGCCCCCCAACGGCTGCCAAGGGAGCATCGTCAGCTTCCCCAGCCCCAACGTGGGCTCCGAACCCCCAGACTGGTGGCTGCTCTACACCCACCCGACTGACCCGCGGCAGAGATCCAACCTGGGCGTGTACCTCAACCGATGGTCCCCTGGGCCTGCAACCTGGTCAGAGCCCACCCTGCTGGCCCCCGGCAGCTGTGCTTACTCAGACCTGCAGAGCATGGGCACCGGCCCTGACGGCTCCCCCCTGTTCGGGTGTCTGTATGAATCGGACGATTACATGGAGATCGTCTTTGTCATGTTCACCCTGCAACAAGCCTTCCCAGCTGAATTTTTGCTGCAGTGA